Proteins from a single region of Methanotorris igneus Kol 5:
- a CDS encoding archease, with protein sequence MFKYFETTADMGIIAEGKTLEEAFSNAAKGLFNLMVDIEKVEKKEKRTIEVSADNLCDLLCDFLTELLILHDSEFLVFSEFDVKIDKEEETYHLKCTAYGEEFDKEKHEPKEEVKAITYHKMEVKQEGDKWVVKFIVDL encoded by the coding sequence ATGTTTAAGTATTTTGAAACTACCGCTGATATGGGAATTATTGCAGAGGGGAAGACCTTAGAGGAGGCATTTTCCAATGCTGCAAAGGGATTATTTAATCTTATGGTTGATATAGAGAAGGTTGAAAAAAAAGAAAAAAGAACAATTGAAGTATCTGCAGATAATTTGTGTGATTTGTTGTGTGATTTTTTAACTGAGCTTTTAATTTTGCATGATAGTGAGTTTTTGGTTTTTTCTGAATTTGATGTAAAAATAGACAAAGAAGAGGAAACTTATCATTTAAAATGCACAGCATACGGGGAAGAATTTGATAAGGAAAAGCACGAACCAAAAGAGGAAGTTAAGGCAATAACTTACCACAAAATGGAGGTTAAACAAGAAGGGGATAAGTGGGTAGTTAAATTCATTGTTGATCTATGA
- a CDS encoding NOL1/NOP2/sun family putative RNA methylase has translation MNLQYIRVNTLKINPETLKNRLENKGVMLKETFLPYAFEVLESPFSVGATPEYLFGYYFVQSISSMIPPIVLNPSKDDLVLDMCAAPGGKTTHLAQLMNNEGAIIAVEIKSSRMKSLKANINRMGIANVIMLNMNVLHLKEKDLKFDKILLDAPCSGNVIKDKSRSVTKEDIIYCSNRQKELIDAGIDLLKEGGVLVYSTCSAEEEENEGVIEYILNKRDDVELLPIENNFKGINVIEGGIEGTLRVIPPNEPFFIAKLMKIKD, from the coding sequence TTGAACCTACAGTATATAAGAGTAAATACACTAAAGATAAATCCAGAAACATTAAAAAATAGGTTGGAAAATAAAGGGGTTATGCTGAAAGAGACATTTTTACCTTATGCTTTTGAAGTCTTGGAATCCCCTTTTTCAGTAGGGGCAACACCAGAGTATCTGTTTGGATATTACTTTGTTCAAAGCATATCTTCAATGATACCGCCAATAGTTTTAAATCCTTCAAAGGATGATTTAGTTTTGGATATGTGTGCTGCTCCGGGAGGGAAAACAACACATTTAGCTCAACTTATGAATAACGAAGGGGCAATCATTGCCGTTGAAATAAAAAGTAGTAGGATGAAGAGTTTAAAGGCAAATATAAATAGGATGGGTATAGCAAATGTCATTATGCTGAATATGAATGTACTGCATTTAAAAGAGAAGGATTTAAAGTTTGATAAAATATTGTTGGATGCCCCATGCAGTGGAAATGTAATAAAAGACAAAAGCAGAAGTGTAACAAAAGAAGATATAATATATTGCTCAAATAGGCAGAAAGAACTTATTGACGCGGGAATTGATTTATTAAAAGAAGGGGGAGTTTTGGTTTATAGCACGTGTTCCGCTGAAGAGGAGGAAAACGAGGGGGTTATAGAATATATATTAAACAAGAGGGATGATGTTGAACTTTTACCTATTGAAAATAATTTTAAAGGGATAAATGTTATTGAAGGAGGGATAGAAGGGACTTTAAGAGTAATCCCCCCAAACGAACCATTCTTCATTGCAAAACTTATGAAAATTAAGGATTAA
- the fsa gene encoding fructose-6-phosphate aldolase translates to MKFFLDTANVEQIKKFVELGLVDGVTTNPTLIAKEGKDFHTVIKEICEIVDGPVSAEVVSLDAEGMIKEARELASLADNVVIKIPMTKEGMKAVNVLSKEGIKTNVTLVFSPLQALIAAKAGATYVSPFVGRLDDIGHVGMKLIEDVVKIYRNYDIKTEVIVASVRHPMHVLEAARIGADIATIPFDVMDKMFKHPLTDIGIERFMKDWENYLKNKK, encoded by the coding sequence ATGAAGTTTTTCTTAGACACTGCAAACGTTGAGCAAATAAAGAAGTTTGTTGAGTTAGGTTTGGTTGATGGAGTTACCACAAACCCAACATTAATAGCGAAAGAAGGTAAGGACTTCCACACTGTCATAAAAGAAATCTGTGAAATTGTTGATGGTCCTGTTAGTGCTGAGGTTGTTTCCTTAGATGCGGAAGGTATGATTAAAGAGGCAAGAGAACTCGCAAGTTTGGCAGATAATGTTGTTATAAAAATACCAATGACAAAAGAGGGAATGAAAGCAGTAAATGTCTTATCAAAAGAAGGAATAAAAACAAACGTTACATTGGTTTTCTCCCCATTACAAGCGTTAATAGCAGCAAAGGCAGGAGCAACTTATGTATCCCCATTCGTCGGTAGGTTAGATGACATTGGGCATGTTGGAATGAAGTTGATTGAGGATGTTGTTAAAATCTACAGAAACTACGACATAAAAACAGAGGTTATTGTTGCATCAGTGAGACACCCAATGCATGTTTTAGAGGCAGCAAGAATTGGAGCAGATATTGCAACAATACCATTTGATGTAATGGATAAAATGTTTAAACACCCATTAACAGACATTGGAATAGAGAGATTCATGAAAGATTGGGAAAACTACTTAAAAAACAAAAAATAA
- the hypD gene encoding hydrogenase formation protein HypD yields the protein MININDKQMIRKAIETINKLSQKVDDVKIMHVCGSHEHTICKYGIREVLPDNITVIPGPGCPVCVTTQKEIDTAIYLAENGYTIATLGDMYRVPGSEKSLMEAQSEGYDVRIVYGINDAVKIAKKEGNKVVFVAIGFETTAPTTAAELIGLKNKNDNINFYILNCHRQTPPVMEFLLNEGNVNLDGFICPGHVSTITGLKPYYEPCKKYNAPMVVAGFEPIDVLMAIIMILKQIINREAKVENEYKRVVREKGNVMAQKIMNEVFEPIDIPWRGFPVIKNGGLGLKEEYKKFDIFEVEDIPPIKEKIPKGCICDKILRGEKFPTDCKLFGTVCTPLNPVGSCMVSDEGTCRIFYKYKKFQMNEL from the coding sequence ATGATAAATATCAACGATAAGCAGATGATAAGGAAGGCAATAGAGACAATAAACAAACTTTCTCAAAAAGTGGATGATGTTAAGATAATGCACGTTTGCGGTTCTCATGAGCACACAATTTGTAAGTATGGAATTAGGGAAGTTTTGCCAGATAACATAACCGTAATCCCCGGTCCTGGATGTCCTGTTTGTGTCACAACGCAGAAAGAGATAGATACTGCAATATATTTGGCAGAAAATGGCTACACAATAGCAACATTGGGGGATATGTATAGGGTTCCAGGAAGTGAGAAATCATTAATGGAAGCACAATCAGAGGGATATGATGTTAGGATTGTTTATGGTATAAATGATGCAGTGAAAATAGCAAAAAAAGAAGGTAATAAAGTTGTTTTTGTTGCTATTGGATTTGAAACAACTGCTCCAACAACAGCAGCAGAACTTATTGGCCTCAAAAATAAAAATGACAACATAAACTTTTATATCTTAAACTGCCATAGGCAAACCCCACCTGTAATGGAATTTTTGTTAAATGAAGGGAATGTTAATTTAGATGGGTTTATCTGCCCTGGGCATGTTTCAACAATAACCGGGCTAAAGCCCTACTACGAGCCATGTAAAAAATACAATGCCCCAATGGTAGTTGCTGGATTTGAGCCGATAGATGTTTTAATGGCAATAATTATGATTTTAAAGCAGATAATAAATAGAGAAGCAAAGGTAGAGAACGAATATAAAAGAGTAGTGAGAGAGAAAGGTAATGTAATGGCCCAAAAAATTATGAATGAAGTTTTTGAACCAATAGATATTCCATGGAGAGGATTTCCAGTCATTAAAAATGGTGGTTTGGGATTAAAGGAGGAATACAAAAAATTCGACATATTTGAAGTAGAGGACATCCCTCCAATAAAGGAAAAAATACCAAAAGGTTGCATCTGCGATAAAATATTGAGGGGAGAGAAATTTCCAACTGACTGTAAATTGTTTGGAACTGTATGCACTCCTTTAAACCCAGTTGGAAGTTGCATGGTTTCTGATGAGGGAACTTGCAGGATATTCTATAAATATAAAAAATTTCAAATGAATGAATTATAA
- a CDS encoding HD domain-containing protein: MEELQNLEGIPKKIYEEISKDAEIKSLLKMSNIMAVKRMGFNDHGKTHAKIVANNAIKMLKILYKNGIKPSFVRDYNGTFEDSLVIVLLSAYLHDIGNAVHRLNHHFHSTYLARPILERILKKYYKNPTPIITETLHAIYSHNEGIMGQTIEAGVVAVADGTDMTEGRSRVPICKGCYDIHSVSAAAIKEVIIKEGTKKPIHIEVILSNEAGIFQIQEILGEKIKWSGIKDYVSVYAKVIKEKPVFEEITL, from the coding sequence ATGGAAGAACTACAAAACTTAGAGGGGATTCCCAAAAAAATATACGAGGAAATAAGCAAAGATGCAGAAATAAAATCTCTCCTCAAAATGTCCAACATAATGGCTGTTAAAAGGATGGGCTTTAATGACCATGGGAAAACTCATGCAAAAATCGTGGCAAATAACGCTATAAAAATGCTCAAAATTCTATACAAAAATGGTATTAAACCAAGTTTTGTAAGAGATTATAATGGAACTTTTGAAGATTCTTTGGTTATTGTCCTACTCTCCGCATATTTGCATGACATTGGGAATGCAGTACATAGATTAAACCATCATTTCCATTCCACATACTTGGCAAGGCCAATCTTAGAGAGAATCCTAAAAAAATACTACAAAAACCCAACTCCAATTATAACTGAAACTCTCCACGCTATTTATTCCCACAATGAAGGGATAATGGGGCAGACAATTGAGGCAGGGGTTGTTGCAGTTGCAGATGGGACAGATATGACAGAAGGTAGGTCAAGAGTGCCGATATGCAAAGGATGTTATGATATCCACTCAGTTTCAGCAGCAGCAATAAAAGAGGTTATTATAAAAGAAGGAACAAAAAAACCTATACATATTGAGGTTATATTATCAAATGAAGCAGGAATATTCCAAATCCAAGAAATCTTAGGAGAAAAGATAAAATGGAGTGGAATTAAGGACTATGTTTCAGTATATGCAAAGGTTATAAAAGAAAAGCCAGTTTTCGAAGAGATAACGCTATAA
- the rtcA gene encoding RNA 3'-terminal phosphate cyclase produces MSEDVIVIDGSYLEGGGQIVRTSIALSAITQKPVKIINIRKKRKNKGLSYQHIACVKAVKKLCNADVDGLYVGSEELTFYPNKISPKSFKLDIGTAGSISLVIQTLLPISAVIKKPTTITITGGTDVKNAPPIDYMKNVVLKVLSCVGVDANIEVLKRGFYPEGGGVVKLTLKPSKIKEIELIEHSEDKKVEGIAYAQNLTDDIPKRMRKSCSELLMKNGYLPNIKLENSKGISTGAGIVLWCDTVGESCLGEKGLRSEIVGKMAAERLLEELKSGMALDKYMGDQIIPFLAMGKGRVGVSKITNHTRTNIYVVENFFDVKFEIEEYNENGCNGHIIKTEG; encoded by the coding sequence TTGAGCGAAGATGTGATTGTTATTGATGGTAGTTATTTGGAGGGAGGAGGACAAATTGTTAGGACTTCTATTGCACTATCTGCAATAACACAAAAACCAGTGAAGATAATAAACATTAGGAAAAAAAGAAAAAATAAAGGGCTCTCTTATCAACATATTGCATGCGTAAAAGCAGTTAAAAAATTATGTAATGCAGATGTTGATGGGCTCTATGTTGGTTCAGAGGAATTAACATTTTATCCAAACAAAATATCCCCAAAAAGTTTTAAACTTGATATTGGAACCGCTGGGAGCATATCTTTGGTTATTCAGACACTTTTACCTATCTCTGCAGTTATAAAAAAGCCAACAACCATAACAATAACTGGTGGAACTGATGTTAAGAATGCTCCACCAATTGACTATATGAAAAATGTGGTTTTGAAAGTTTTAAGCTGTGTGGGAGTTGATGCAAATATAGAGGTTTTAAAGAGGGGATTTTATCCAGAAGGTGGAGGAGTTGTAAAATTAACATTAAAACCTTCAAAAATAAAAGAGATTGAATTAATTGAGCATAGCGAGGATAAAAAAGTAGAAGGTATTGCCTACGCTCAGAATTTAACTGATGATATTCCAAAAAGAATGAGAAAATCCTGCTCAGAATTGTTAATGAAGAACGGTTACCTCCCAAACATAAAACTTGAAAACTCAAAGGGTATATCAACTGGGGCAGGGATAGTTTTGTGGTGTGATACTGTTGGGGAAAGTTGTTTAGGGGAGAAAGGTTTAAGGTCAGAAATCGTTGGTAAAATGGCTGCTGAAAGGTTATTGGAGGAACTTAAAAGTGGAATGGCTTTAGATAAATACATGGGAGACCAAATAATACCATTCTTAGCGATGGGAAAAGGTAGAGTTGGAGTTTCAAAAATAACCAACCATACTCGCACTAACATCTATGTTGTGGAAAATTTCTTTGACGTTAAATTTGAGATTGAGGAATATAATGAAAATGGTTGCAACGGTCACATAATTAAAACAGAGGGGTAA
- a CDS encoding uroporphyrinogen-III synthase produces MKVVITRPRERASYFAKLLEDNGFEPILIPTLELVYKKDVKIDVDKYDWILFTSPSGVKGLYDIIDDKEKEKVKNKKIGAIGIKTAKAFEKYFGKYPDVVPKEYTAEGLLEELRKMINGDERFLIPTTPSTRDVLKNNLNADLFFVYTSEEPKDIKEKVEKLKEIIKEESKKNKRIILTFTSGLTARNFFKNADNELKELLKNQYIVAIGPVTKKEINKFGFNALTPKEYTIEGMLEVIKNLK; encoded by the coding sequence ATGAAGGTAGTAATAACGAGACCAAGGGAAAGGGCAAGTTATTTTGCTAAGTTATTGGAGGATAATGGTTTTGAGCCAATTTTAATCCCAACATTAGAGTTGGTTTATAAAAAGGACGTTAAGATTGACGTTGACAAATATGACTGGATTCTTTTCACATCCCCAAGCGGTGTAAAGGGGTTGTATGATATAATAGATGACAAAGAAAAAGAAAAAGTCAAAAATAAGAAAATTGGTGCAATTGGGATTAAAACTGCTAAGGCATTTGAGAAGTATTTTGGAAAATATCCAGATGTGGTTCCAAAAGAATATACTGCTGAAGGGTTATTGGAGGAATTAAGAAAAATGATTAATGGAGATGAGAGGTTTTTAATTCCAACAACACCATCAACAAGAGATGTTTTGAAGAATAATTTAAATGCAGATTTGTTTTTTGTTTATACTTCAGAGGAGCCAAAAGATATAAAGGAAAAAGTGGAAAAGTTGAAGGAAATAATAAAAGAAGAGAGTAAAAAAAATAAAAGGATAATCCTCACATTTACAAGTGGCTTAACTGCAAGGAATTTCTTTAAAAATGCAGATAATGAACTCAAAGAACTATTGAAAAACCAATATATCGTTGCAATAGGTCCGGTAACAAAGAAAGAAATAAATAAATTTGGATTTAATGCCTTAACACCAAAAGAATACACCATCGAGGGGATGTTAGAGGTTATTAAAAATTTAAAATGA